CTTATGCGCAATGCGTGGGTATTTTTTCAAATATCTGTTCTATTTTCAAATATAATAGCATACATACATCAAACAGATCTTACACCAATATTTCTTACCGTTGGATACAATTTTCAGACAAAATTTTAGAAAGTACAACAAATACGTGTGCTTCTCCAAGCAAAATACAATTATAATTGCATGACAACATTTCTTAAGCCTAATATGTACAGACAGGTGTACTTAAATGCTCGTACAAATGTATTTATCAATCCACTAATCAAGTGCAATGAACACATCGCCTGATGCGATCCGATTGTCTCGCCCCGTTTGTCTGTGTCTCCTTTCATCCGATGGGTGGGTACACCAGATACAGGTACAGGTCTTATCGCCTTTTTGCTGCCTTTTCAGCCTTGCATTGCAGGCCTtcctttttttgtattttatcgATTTAATAACAAACAGAAGCCGCCCAGAGATATACGCAATGTTGTGGGGCATTAATACTCGTTAGGTGACGGCTGGTAGAAATAAATGGTCATTGATTTTATTCAGCATACGAATGTGATGCGATTGTTTTTGCAAAGTTCATCAAACTTGGGCTTGAGGCTAGGGAATCCTGCCAATTTGTAACTAGTTTTGCTGACTGGCGAAAAACCGGCCTATGAATATATTTTGACTATACGAAAATTAGAGGTTCATACTTGTGTGtacttacatacatacatacatacatgtgtatCTATTTATACCCCTTCAAGCCAGTCCTTATAGTAGAGTACAAGTACAAGTCTAATCTTTCCGCCCGACTCGCTCAGTCCCTATTAAGGCTATATTCTAGTTTAGCTGACACTGAAATAAGAATAGCTTGTTTGTctccaaataaaataaaaataaccTAAAACCTAAACTGGGTATATAGGGTCTCCACCCTTTCTTTCTTGTTTTTGTCATGTATTTGGTCGGCACATTTACAAATTAAAAGCGCCAAAGTGCACTAGCGACCTACAAATTCCGCCACAGACCGCGGCTGTGCACAATTTCCCCTACGTTAATACGGCTGCATTAATTACATTATGTACTTTGCGCACTTGTATGCTGACAAATAATCTAGTTCATTGCATTcacatatgcatgtatgtatgtatgtatggacATATGTATTGTCTCTACATAGTGAAGCTCTGTTTATTTCGGATGTGCTGCCATAGGAAAGTGTTCACTTAATCCAATACTGACTGACACCGGCCAGAATTTAAATTGAATGAATGAAATGTAGCAGCTACATATTTATGTACGAGTATTCTTCAAACACGTCATGCACCCCAATAATCATTACCATAACAGAAGAGTACATACAGCAGGGAGTACATTTGTGGAACCTACTCCTGGCTATTGAAACTGCATAAGACGCTGGGACAGGCTTTTTTAAGTATTGTTAGCAATCACAAAACCACACCATCGATGTCCCGAGTCATGTACACGCCAAGAATGTTGTTTAGGTACTATTCTCGAGCTGAGTATTTACGAGCAAGGGGAGTACATTTGAACCTAGCTAATCACACATGATTTTCTCTGCACCTGCTCCTGCACCTTACCCCATTCGTTATAGACGGACATCTTCCTTGCCCGAATAAAATGACTGAAACTAAGGGTGCCTTCCCAAAGTGGTGCTTTCACTGTAGTATATCGTTTACCATTCAAATATGCTAAATTAAACCATTAATTTGAAGCACCCTTTCCCTACTAGTAGAGGCCACTACTTCATTGACCACCACTGTAGGCTGTATTCAATGCGCCATAACAAACATTTCCTGCAGCGCAGAACGGCACCACTCTCTTTTTGTAGTTTGTTCGTTGTGTTCTTCATGTGGCACAATTTGAACTTCTTAGCGGCGTTGGGCTATCGTCAATGCCATTTCCAGCCAAGTTAGGGTCTgctgtgtttgtgtgcgtgtgtttgtgtgtggttGACGAGGGCGTAGTCGTAGTACATCAACACTTGAAAGAAGCGGAAAGGGGACCAAAGTAGAGGCCCCTACTAACAACTAACAAAGGTTAATGGCCGCGCTGGTCTGGTTGGATGACTGGCTGTCGTCGTCGGAGATGGTCTCAGTGGAAGCGCGCAGCGCGGCACAGCGTAGCACTTGTAAAAGCTTAGTTGCAACATTGATATTCCGTGTAGCCTCTTATGCAGTTACCATATTGTGTTCGGCTGCAAGTTGTGTGGCAAACAACGGAACTAAAAAGGGGGAAACAATCTGTTGAACAGACAACGAACGAGCTGCATTGACATTTTgggtgctgtgctgtgctgtgctgtgcagtgtgtgtgtgcatcaTCATAATCAGTTGCACACCATAGACTACACAGATTGAGTGAGGGAGTTGCAGAGATAGTCTGGAGTGACGCATAAGGTGCAGAAGTTTAATGCTCGGCACGTGTCTGGGCGCCAGTCCTGGTACCCAACCCCCCACCCTACCCCACAGCATTGAATCAGAGGCCTATGACTCATCATCGGGCAACCACAAGAACCAGAGGAACCACCCTATTTGAATGAATAAATGAATGAATGagtgccctgccctgccctgccctgccccctgGCAGCTTCTGTGCTGCGTTGTATGTGTTGTGTTTGTGGGAAATCCTCCCCAGCATTATTGTGTATTGTGTTTATCTTCGCCTTCGCTCATAAAACACTCATAACCAAACGAACGCTTTCCATTGCAGACTCTCACCATGTCGACCAGTCCAAAACCGGTTAAGAAGGTACCGATTCACTTGCAGAGCGCTGCCAATCGTGTTTACATCAAGAATGGTAAGGTCATCATACGAATCCAGAGCAGGGTTTGTTTTCTAGACGTTCTTATTTTCGTTGCAGGCGAGATCGTCAACCATGATAAATCGTTCAAAGCGGACGTCTACATTGAGGATGGAATTATCAAGTATGTGTGGTGCCATAATTTAATCAATGAAATTCACACTAAAATTCATCCTTATGCTTGTGTAGGTTTGTGGGACCCCCTTCGGAGATTACGATACCCGGCGGCGTGCGTACTATTGACGCCAGTGGACTCCTAATCATACCCGGTGGCATCGATCCCCATACGCACATGCAGCTGCCTTTCGGCGGGGCTGTGGCTGTCGATGATTTCTATAGTGGAACCAAGGCAGCCGTTGCTGGAGGCACTACCATGATAAGTAAGTTGCTCACCTTTTGATCCGTGGGTGACACGAAGGAGATAACCAATTTCGATGTTTGCTCAGTCGACTTTGTGCTACCCAATAAACATGAATCGATGATTGAGGCCTACGACAAGTGGCGCAGCTGGGCCGATCCCAAGGTCTGTTGCGACTATGGCCTCCACGTGGGCATCACCTGGTGGTCCAAGTCGGTCTCCGAGGAGCTAGGTATTCTGTGCAAAGAGCTGGGTGTCAATTCCTTCAAAACATTCATGGCCTACAAGGGTCTCTATCAGGTGGGTTGTGGTTTGAATCTATAACATTTCTCATTGCGTTTCTATAATTGTGTATTAAATTTTGTAGCTAAACGATTCAGACCTGTTGGATGTGTTTGAGCGTATTCGCCAATTAAATGGTGTGGCTATGGTAAGTCCAGAATGTCAAGTATTTTTGATAACACCCTTCAAACATATTCTAAGATATCGATATCGAATGCACTTTTACTGCAACCTCTCTCCACATCCTCCCTTTCAACAGGTGCATGCGGAAAACGGCGACATTATTGCAAAGAATACGCAACGTCTGCTGGCCGAAGGCATTAATGGACCGGAAGGCCATGAACTTTCGCGACCAGAGGAGGTGGAGGCCGAGGCGGTGCATCGCGCCTGCGTTCTGGCCCACCAGGTAAGACACTCCCAAGTCGTTTGTTAAACCATTGAGAGAGGGCGGTGTATAGCAAAAGAGTTGTACAGTTCCTGTACGACGCGGGACTGTAATTATACATTTATCTACGCtgtatattcttttaattttgttattatttcttacCCATTGTGCATGATGCACTCTTGTACATATTATGCGGTATGCGGTATGCGGCGCACACGATATAACCCCTACCAACATACATATAATACGAATGTATCTATATCCGATATGATGGTGCCCTAAAAGTCCGATTGCCCGCTGTATGTGGTTCATGTGATGAGCAAATCGGCGGGCATTGAGCTGGCCAGAGCCCGTCAGCGGTATAGAGGCCGATACATAATGGGAGAGACCCTGGCCGCCGCTTTGGGTACTGATGCCACATGTTGCTTCCATATGGGCTTCGAACATGAGGCGGCGCATGTGCTCAGCCCACCATTGAGGCCCGATCCGACGACACAAGAATTCTTGATGAAGCTCCTGGCGAAGTAAGTTCTGCAGCTCGACTCGACTCTGGGGTTTAGCATGTCTCTAACCTGATGCTGCTGATTAACGCCTACTAACTAACTGGGATACTGTGCTCATGCCTGCTCCTAGCTCATACTAACTGCTAATTGCCGCCTGTTGCACCACGCTGATAATCCATGTTTATGCTTCCACTCACAATAACTCTAAATCGTTCGCTCGCTTAGATGAAAACGCCGCTCTTTGTGTCCGGCCTGACCAGTAAATCCTCCGCCGAGCTTGTCGGCCGTGCCCGACGCAGTGGCTACTGTGTCTTTGGCGAAACGCTGGCCAGCTCCATTGGCCGTTCGATGAGCGGCGTGTCGAAGGCGGAGCGCATCTACTACATCACCAGTCCGCCGATACGCGAGTCTGCCGAAACGCCAAGGCAGCTCATGAAGTCATTGGCGTAGTAAGTGTTTCCCTTTGTTACATTACCTTGTGGGTGTCATTCGctttgtttcgtttcgtttcgtttcggttCGTTTCGTTTAATTCATGATTCTGTAAAAGAATCGAATCCCTTGCTAATAATCTCTTCATCTGGCGCCCTCGCAGCGATGATCTGCAGCTGACGGGCAGCGACAACTGCACGTTTAACAAGGAGCACAAGGCAAAGGGAAAGGGAGACTTCACCAAGATACCGAATGGCGTCAATGGTGTTGAGGATCGCATGTCCTTGGTGTGGGAGAAGGGTGTGCAAGCGGGACTGCTCGATCCATGCCGTTTTGTGGCCGTGACCAGCACGAATGCGGCCAAGATCTTCAACATTTATCCCCAAAAGGGACGCATTGGTAAGCATAATCATTATTATGAATTATCGTAGTTATATATAATTTCTTTCTCCTTAGCTGTTGGATCGGATGCGGATATTGTGATCTGGAATCCGAATGCCACGCGTACCATTTCCAAGGACACGCACCATCAGGCCTGTGACTTTAATATCTTTGAGGGCATGACCGTTCACGGTGTCTGCGAGTTTGTCTTAGTGCGAGGCCGCATCTGTGCCGAACGAGGACAGGTGCGTGTGGCGGAGGGCTTTGGCCGTTTCATCCCTACTCCAGTGCGTCCGCCTTTTGTCTATGACATTATCGAGGGCAAAGTGCAGTCGGCGGTGCAGGAGGACCATCCCGAGGAGCGGCAGAATGGTGGCGGCAACAGTGTGGCCAAGAAGTTTGCCGAACTGGACATCCAGATACCTATTCAAGAGCCAATTAGCGCCATGCTGGCTGGCAACTTGGCCATGCCAGCGGAGGGTTCGATGTGCAGCACGCCCTCGGTGCGTGGGCGTGTCGATGGCAAGCACGATATGCAACAGTCATCCTTTTCGATCAGCGGTGAGTGGTGGTTTTTTTCTTAGAAACATTATGAACACTGAACTAAAGCATATCCTTTTCTATAGAGGAACTTGATAGAGGTGGCGTGAGGGCCTGCATCAAGGTGAAGAACCCACCTGGCGGCAAGTCTTCCGGCTTCTGGTAAATGCCTCCAGGGGCATCGAATCGCACAATACATCATGACACCGGGCAGACAGCACTGAAAGCCAAAATCTGTTTGCTCCCATGCGCTCATTCAATAAATAAGCTCTGGCATTTAATACACAGATCCCGAAAATCATAAATCGTAATCTAACCAAACTTGAAATTAAGTAAACGTATAGCCACAAAAAACGACACGCCTCAACTTAAGGAAGAATCCATTACCATCTGCATCCGTCATTGCCTCTCTTGTTATCAATAACTTTGTGCTAGGATCCTTTGAGATTTCTGAGAACTTAAAGATTATGAAAATCAAACAAAGTGCTTTTTTAGGATACTTTTTTGTTAGCACACATTTATTTTTATGTATTACGATACGAATATTTGCTTATTTACATTGAGATTTAGCACAATTTTGTTTGGTACGATCGTACAACTTAAAAGTTATGATAGGGTTTTGATATGTAAGCGAAATCAAAAGTCTCGATAGACGAATTCGAGTTGGAATATATGTATTATTGGAATATACTATTGCAATTGTTTAATCCGCTTTTGAAATGCAGTATCAGTATCCGTATCCCCCCTCCGCACACACGCATAGCCCCCTCATTTGTTACCCAGGGATTCGTCCATGCATCATTGGAGAGTGAACAACCGATTGGGAACAAAATTTGGCGAACTTCATCTGAGAATATCTAAAATTAGATACTATCACCATTTTTGATgaaaatttatataaaatttgcctaaatatttattatatacgagtatacatactttatacatacatacatttaaatataaacaaaGCCGAACACAAAGAACAAAACTAATAAActttaccaaaaaaaaacaacaacaaaaagctaTATATAAattatgtttgtttttattggAGTAAAGAGAAACTCCCTTCTTGAAAGTGAAGACTGATAAGTAATGTGTTTCTATGCCCACATTTAAAGGGGGAACCACCCTTTTCACAGTTCCACTGTTCTCCAGTTTCATTGTTATTGTGATGCATGATGCAAGCAGATTAAAACAGAAAATGTGTGTATTGGTTTAGTAGAATTTTTGAAATCTCACCCATATGGAATCATATTCCATGTCGGTTCTTATTGGGAAAGCAAAGGCTTCGTACTTCTAACTTCCTGGAAGTAAGTGGATTATAATGGAAATAGAATACTGAAAACTCTTGAAACTAATGGTTTATTAGTTTATTTATAGAGAAGGAGAGAATACTGATTGAAGGGTCTAGCCCAGAAGAAAGCCCATTCCAAAGTTCTGCAGTTTAATTATTTAAGTTATTTCAGGAATCATATGAAAACTATGTCTGCACTTTATTTTAAGCTCGAAAATATCTTCCTAGATCAGTAGAAACAGTCGTGAGCAAGGGCGTTCCCTTTTAGGGCGAAGCTCTTATGAAGGAGTTTATTTACTGACAATTCGACAAGTTTCTAGGACCCACAATAGCGAGGGAGGACATTTAAAGACGTGTCATAAATTGGATTAGTTAATGATCGCGTTTATTTTCAATTATATGGATATTTACAAAACGATTTAGCACAATTATtatgatatatgtataatatTCATACGCTTAtcaattgtgtgtgtgtgtgtgtgtgtgtttaatGCATACGAGTACTCGTACCGTAACGTACACTCTCTCTATTCAATAAACGATGACTGACAGACTACCATGTGCTTTGATTAGAAACTTTCGTAAATCAAAACTGCACACACTAAACGGAACGGGAGGAGTACACACAGCTATATATTTAGGTGATCTATATGAATACATAATTACAATTGTTTATATAACgatcaaaaataaaatacaccCATAACCGGATAAGCCCAAGCCACACCTGAACACAGTGGTTCGCTTTTGTGCCATGTCAATGAATGGGTGGGTGGTTTATCCGGTGTAATGCATGGTTTAATTTGCTTTAAActtaattatttaaattatcAGAGGTAAAATACAATATATCTGACACTCTTCATCCGTGTCACTACTTTACAATCGCGTTGATGCAAAAAACAGGTAATAGTTATATCATTACAAGTGTCATTCTATATAATAAACAATCTAATCAACTAAATCTTGCTTGCATTACTTGTATAAATAAACTGCCTTTAGTTTGGGGTAAAACGAAATATTGGGGGAGGTCTGCTTAATGTTTAAATACATATCTTCATTTCAGTGTTCAGTGTGTGTATGTTCGCTTATGCCCTAAAAATCATTCGTAAGGTGACCTAAAATTGACTTAACAACTAAATTCCAATAGTACATAAATGACCATTTATGAGTGgttgtttttctttctttccttCTTTGCATTTTGCGAGTGCGGCCGGTGAATATTTTGTTGATGGTAGAGTGTAGGAATGCATGCGACCGCTAaactgtttcgtttcgttcaATCCACCCAAAAAATGCTATGAAAATAAACCATTAGCAAATTCGATTCTGGTTAGATTTTTTACAGACTAGGGATACTTACTGCCACATCCAACACGCTGCTCGATTGCGCTCTGGGTCTCTGCTTATAGCTTCTTTAAATAAGCGGCACACTTGACGGCGCTGCTAACCTGCCCCGTGTTGAGGAGACTCAACTTCTTGTGCTTCGCGCGGAACTTCCTCACATAGGCATCGATTAGATTTTTAATCTTGTGTGGATTAATTTCACCCGACCGACTGTGACAGATCTGCAGAAATATATTGAACAAAAATTGAATATAAATATTGTTCTTCCTTCATTTATGGTGTAGCAGCTTTCTCCAACCTTTGGCACAGCCCTTCGCATTATGTCCTTGTAATCCTCCTTGGTAATCACCTTCTTGTTAAAGTGCGGCTTCAATACCaatttcacttcctcaacGACACGTTCCTGTCGGTTCAGCTTACGCAAAAACTGCAAATGAAAATACAAAGAAATTGATAATATGTCGACTGTTCAGCGTTGAGTGCTTGACATTGACTCACTCTATCCTTATTTTGCAGATCCGTTGCCGAATTGGGTTGATCATCGTATGCCACCTTGTGGTCGTCTGATGATTTGCCACCTACAGGAAAAGTTAAGGAAAATATTAGTTATATTTTAGATCGGAATTATCACAAATTGTCTGCTCTGTGTGCTAAACCGCCGATTGGGAAACGCTAACTTGCGGTGAACCAACAATTCGTAAGACTTGAAACTGTAAAACTATCGAGATACGAAAACGACAAGGGACAAGGAATGATAGAACGTAGAAGATTCGTTTTCGAATCTTTTATAATATCACTCGGTTTTACGAGCTCTTTTCCGAGTCCGTCTGGGAACTTTTAGCAAGACTTTAGTCATCGCGCTCGCGGATTCCTCTCGTTTGCAAATCCTTTTAAGAAAAATTGTACTGTAGTTTCGTCTTAAAAATGTTGCTTGGTCCACTGCTAAAGCTTTAGCTGCTCTTTAGTTTGCGAAATTAATCGCAATCGGCGGTTTTAGTCACTAACGAGGGTGCCACATATGGCCGTTCCAACTTATTTGGAATTCGGTCTGTGGCACCCCCGAAAAAGTTCTCATTAGTTTGGAAAGCGGCAAGGATTTTGGATTCTATAATATCTACACACAACAAACCTTTTCTAGATTTACGATCGCCTTTGTTATTACCCCTCTGGGATTTCTTGAAGCGCGACATCCTGGCAATATTGCCCACTGGGGAGGTGCTGCCAAAGAGATTGTCGAACATCTCCGTCTTGGCACCGCCACCGCCCGCCTTCGAGCGTTGTTGCGGCGGCGGCTCAAACAGATCCTCATAGTCCGCCGATCCTGGAGAATATGGACTCTCGATATCCATGGTAAAGGAGTCGTCCAGTGCACTGACCGTCGCACCCGCTGcattgccgctgccgccgccgttGCGCAGGCCAGAGCTGGTGGTGGGCAGATTTGCGAGGccacagctgctgctgctggcagtGCTCCCACCGCCCGCCTTCGGGAGCGGAGTGAGCTTTTTCGGCAGCGGCGTTGGACTAGAAATCACCGGTATATGCTGGGAGCTAGACACCACGCTGCTGCCCGAGAGCAGCACATTGGAGAGGACCGTGATGGCATTACTCTCGGCCATAGTTTTGTCGTGGCCTACATCACCGCCGCCGCCGATTCCGCCGGCACTCGATCCGACGACTCCCGCAGACATGGAACTGCTGCTGCCGAGATACTGCGTGGAGGTTACAACGTCGCATGCTTTGCCGCCGGccttctcctgctgctggctgGCAGTGGTACTTTGGTTCGGCTTGTTCATCAGCGCCATCACCAGATCCACGGGATTGATGACACCACTTGTCTGTGTCTGAGTCTGCGTCTGCGTCCCAGTGCTGTTCGACACAGCTGCCGGGGCcaggctgtggctgtggctatCGCTGTCGGATTTATCCCCTGGTCCTCCAGAGCCTGAGCTATTCGGTAGCGCCTGCTCCAGGTTCTGTGTAGGTGTGGGCGTCGGTGATCGGGGCGACAGAGAGGGCGACTTGGTCGGCTCAAACGGATCGTAGGCATCCGGTGAGCAGGGTCCGGACTCTGGCGGCGTATTCGGACCGATCTTCTGTGTGCCGCTCTCGTGACTGAGGCcatgcggctgctgctgctgatgctgctgctgttgctgtccaTCATCATTGTCGTGGTCGTCAATGCCAGCCCCGGGCAGCTCCCTGGAGGAGCAGGCGGCCTCCAGCTCGTCCGCAGAATTGATGTCATCGGTATCCTCGTGCAGGGGATTGCTACGCACTTTGTGCTGTTTCTTGGCAGGTAGATTGAACTTGACAATTGGTGGCTCTGGCGGGGTCTTGGGTCCTGTCGTCTGCTGCACCGCATCGTACGAGGAGGTCTCCATAATCGTGTCCAGCGAATCGACCTGTGGCGTCTTCTCCCGCTGACCGTTCTCCCGCATCAGATCGTGGTGCTCCGCCGGTGAGGCCACGCCGCTGCCGCGTCGCCTCTGATGTCGCtcacgctgctgctgctgctgatcctgctgctgctgctgttccctGCTCTCCCTGTCCCTGCGCATC
This region of Drosophila miranda strain MSH22 chromosome 2, D.miranda_PacBio2.1, whole genome shotgun sequence genomic DNA includes:
- the LOC108155146 gene encoding dihydropyrimidinase-related protein 3 isoform X5 gives rise to the protein MSTSPKPVKKVPIHLQSAANRVYIKNGEIVNHDKSFKADVYIEDGIIKFVGPPSEITIPGGVRTIDASGLLIIPGGIDPHTHMQLPFGGAVAVDDFYSGTKAAVAGGTTMIIDFVLPNKHESMIEAYDKWRSWADPKVCCDYGLHVGITWWSKSVSEELGILCKELGVNSFKTFMAYKGLYQLNDSDLLDVFERIRQLNGVAMVHAENGDIIAKNTQRLLAEGINGPEGHELSRPEEVEAEAVHRACVLAHQMKTPLFVSGLTSKSSAELVGRARRSGYCVFGETLASSIGRSMSGVSKAERIYYITSPPIRESAETPRQLMKSLA
- the LOC108155146 gene encoding dihydropyrimidinase isoform X1, translated to MSTSPKPVKKVPIHLQSAANRVYIKNGEIVNHDKSFKADVYIEDGIIKFVGPPSEITIPGGVRTIDASGLLIIPGGIDPHTHMQLPFGGAVAVDDFYSGTKAAVAGGTTMIIDFVLPNKHESMIEAYDKWRSWADPKVCCDYGLHVGITWWSKSVSEELGILCKELGVNSFKTFMAYKGLYQLNDSDLLDVFERIRQLNGVAMVHAENGDIIAKNTQRLLAEGINGPEGHELSRPEEVEAEAVHRACVLAHQSDCPLYVVHVMSKSAGIELARARQRYRGRYIMGETLAAALGTDATCCFHMGFEHEAAHVLSPPLRPDPTTQEFLMKLLANDDLQLTGSDNCTFNKEHKAKGKGDFTKIPNGVNGVEDRMSLVWEKGVQAGLLDPCRFVAVTSTNAAKIFNIYPQKGRIAVGSDADIVIWNPNATRTISKDTHHQACDFNIFEGMTVHGVCEFVLVRGRICAERGQVRVAEGFGRFIPTPVRPPFVYDIIEGKVQSAVQEDHPEERQNGGGNSVAKKFAELDIQIPIQEPISAMLAGNLAMPAEGSMCSTPSVRGRVDGKHDMQQSSFSISEELDRGGVRACIKVKNPPGGKSSGFW
- the LOC108155146 gene encoding dihydropyrimidinase isoform X4, which gives rise to MSTSPKPVKKVPIHLQSAANRVYIKNGEIVNHDKSFKADVYIEDGIIKFVGPPSEITIPGGVRTIDASGLLIIPGGIDPHTHMQLPFGGAVAVDDFYSGTKAAVAGGTTMIIDFVLPNKHESMIEAYDKWRSWADPKVCCDYGLHVGITWWSKSVSEELGILCKELGVNSFKTFMAYKGLYQLNDSDLLDVFERIRQLNGVAMVHAENGDIIAKNTQRLLAEGINGPEGHELSRPEEVEAEAVHRACVLAHQSDCPLYVVHVMSKSAGIELARARQRYRGRYIMGETLAAALGTDATCCFHMGFEHEAAHVLSPPLRPDPTTQEFLMKLLAK
- the LOC108155146 gene encoding dihydropyrimidinase isoform X2 encodes the protein MSTSPKPVKKVPIHLQSAANRVYIKNGEIVNHDKSFKADVYIEDGIIKFVGPPSEITIPGGVRTIDASGLLIIPGGIDPHTHMQLPFGGAVAVDDFYSGTKAAVAGGTTMIIDFVLPNKHESMIEAYDKWRSWADPKVCCDYGLHVGITWWSKSVSEELGILCKELGVNSFKTFMAYKGLYQLNDSDLLDVFERIRQLNGVAMVHAENGDIIAKNTQRLLAEGINGPEGHELSRPEEVEAEAVHRACVLAHQMKTPLFVSGLTSKSSAELVGRARRSGYCVFGETLASSIGRSMSGVSKAERIYYITSPPIRESAETPRQLMKSLAYDDLQLTGSDNCTFNKEHKAKGKGDFTKIPNGVNGVEDRMSLVWEKGVQAGLLDPCRFVAVTSTNAAKIFNIYPQKGRIAVGSDADIVIWNPNATRTISKDTHHQACDFNIFEGMTVHGVCEFVLVRGRICAERGQVRVAEGFGRFIPTPVRPPFVYDIIEGKVQSAVQEDHPEERQNGGGNSVAKKFAELDIQIPIQEPISAMLAGNLAMPAEGSMCSTPSVRGRVDGKHDMQQSSFSISEELDRGGVRACIKVKNPPGGKSSGFW
- the LOC108155146 gene encoding dihydropyrimidinase 2 isoform X6 translates to MVWLWCMRKTATLLQRIRNVCWPKALMDRKAMNFRDQRRWRPRRCIAPAFWPTSDDLQLTGSDNCTFNKEHKAKGKGDFTKIPNGVNGVEDRMSLVWEKGVQAGLLDPCRFVAVTSTNAAKIFNIYPQKGRIAVGSDADIVIWNPNATRTISKDTHHQACDFNIFEGMTVHGVCEFVLVRGRICAERGQVRVAEGFGRFIPTPVRPPFVYDIIEGKVQSAVQEDHPEERQNGGGNSVAKKFAELDIQIPIQEPISAMLAGNLAMPAEGSMCSTPSVRGRVDGKHDMQQSSFSISEELDRGGVRACIKVKNPPGGKSSGFW
- the LOC108155146 gene encoding dihydropyrimidinase 2 isoform X3 translates to MKTPLFVSGLTSKSSAELVGRARRSGYCVFGETLASSIGRSMSGVSKAERIYYITSPPIRESAETPRQLMKSLAYDDLQLTGSDNCTFNKEHKAKGKGDFTKIPNGVNGVEDRMSLVWEKGVQAGLLDPCRFVAVTSTNAAKIFNIYPQKGRIAVGSDADIVIWNPNATRTISKDTHHQACDFNIFEGMTVHGVCEFVLVRGRICAERGQVRVAEGFGRFIPTPVRPPFVYDIIEGKVQSAVQEDHPEERQNGGGNSVAKKFAELDIQIPIQEPISAMLAGNLAMPAEGSMCSTPSVRGRVDGKHDMQQSSFSISEELDRGGVRACIKVKNPPGGKSSGFW